Proteins encoded in a region of the Raphanus sativus cultivar WK10039 chromosome 8, ASM80110v3, whole genome shotgun sequence genome:
- the LOC108831068 gene encoding 40S ribosomal protein S23-2-like, with the protein MGKTRGMGAGHKLKRLRINQRWADKQYKKSHQGNEWKNPFAGSSHAKGIVLEKIGIEAKQPNSVIRKCARVQLIKNGKKIAAFVPNDGCLNYSEENDEVLIAGFGRKGHAVGDISGVRFKVVKVSGVSLLALFKEKKEKPRS; encoded by the coding sequence ATGGGTAAGACACGTGGTATGGGAGCTGGGCACAAGCTGAAGAGGCTTAGGATTAACCAGAGGTGGGCGGACAAGCAGTACAAGAAGAGTCACCAAGGCAATGAGTGGAAGAATCCTTTTGCTGGATCTTCTCACGCTAAGGGAATCGTCCTTGAGAAGATTGGTATCGAGGCTAAGCAGCCTAACTCTGTCATTCGTAAATGTGCTAGAGTTCAGTTGATAAAGAACGGTAAAAAGATTGCTGCGTTCGTTCCTAATGATGGTTGCTTGAACTACAGTGAAGAAAATGACGAAGTGTTGATTGCTGGGTTCGGGCGTAAAGGTCATGCGGTCGGAGATATTTCCGGAGTCAGGTTCAAGGTGGTGAAAGTCTCTGGTGTCTCACTCTTGGCTCTtttcaaggagaagaaggagaagcctAGGTCTTAG